From a region of the Haematobia irritans isolate KBUSLIRL chromosome 4, ASM5000362v1, whole genome shotgun sequence genome:
- the LOC142235980 gene encoding uncharacterized protein LOC142235980, producing the protein MLMEQQSDLGILEVCLMCRKNLLVDASILSEYARLNKLILNSSKTKFIRFTTNVRETGEMTAPINGETIQESKTVKYLGVNLCSNFLWDEHIKSVKAKVSSATGILHKFRNILTTDTKLMIYHSLIHSHLTYLPIIYAHRSTRTLKELQSAQNKALKVVYNLPLRYPTTLLYKNHAKNILPIRGLYKQQLLLYMFKSVHRLNTRSLQFDQNFTRTGRVTRQSSNLNVARCRIDLTKQRISFAGPTEYNNLPGRLKNICIISSFKNKLKSYLLDNLTMLL; encoded by the coding sequence ATGTTAATGGAGCAGCAGTCAGATCTGGGAATACTTGAGGTATGTCTTATGTGCAGAAAAAATCTGTTGGTCGACGCATCAATATTGTCGGAGTATGCTCgattaaataaacttattttgAACTCATCAAAAACTAAGTTCattaggtttaccacaaatgtaaGAGAAACTGGAGAGATGACTGCTCCAATTAATggagaaactattcaagagtctAAGACGGTCAAATATTTAGGAGTGAATTTGTGTAGCAATTTTCTTTGGGATGAGCACATAAAAAGTGTAAAGGCAAAAGTATCATCAGCCACTGGAATTTTGCATAagtttagaaatattttaactACTGATACAAAACTGATGATATATCACTCACTTATCCATTCTCACTTGACATATTTACCTATAATTTATGCACATCGTTCAACGAGAACTTTAAAGGAGCTACAGTCCGCCCAGAACAAAGCCTTAAAAGTTGTCTACAATTTGCCACTGCGTTATCCAACAacacttttatataaaaatcatgCTAAAAATATATTGCCAATTCGTGGTTTATATAAGCAGCAGTTATTGTTATATATGTTCAAATCTGTACATAGATTAAACACaagatcgttacaatttgatcaaaattttaccagAACAGGGAGAGTAACTAGACAATCCAGTAATTTGAATGTAGCACGTTGTCGGATAGATTTAACCAAGCAAAGAATATCATTTGCCGGTCCTACTGAATACAATAACTTGCCAGGCAGATTAAAAAACATTTGTATTATAtcttcatttaaaaataaactaaagtcATATTTATTAGATAATTTGACAATGCTTTTGTAA